GTAGCTAAATACGCCTGCCACTTACCGGTATCAGATCCCTGACTATAAGTTCCACTAAAATTTTTACCATCCGTCGTTTGTCCAATTAAATTCATACCCATTTCTTCTTCGAAAGTTAATCCTTCCCCCGAAGCTCTTCCTTCTACAGGGAAACAACTTGAATATGACGAAGCGAATGACATGCTAAGCCCAGCTTTAAGAGCGCCAGTAGCACTTTGCACTATATCAAGACGAAATGTACCTGTTTCAAGTGTAACATCGCTAGTTATGGTACCGATTAAGGCCCCAGTTAAATCATAGGCTGGTGCCGCTAAATGGTGAGCTGTAATAGCGGTTGTACCACTACACGAAGATGAACTACTTTGATATGTCCAGTTGGCACTACCTATAAACTCGTTACCATCATTTGAAACTTCACCAGAAAATGCCAGCTCGATAGTACCACTGCCAGAAGATTGATTACTTTGCCAGGTTACATTGTGACCGTCGATCTTACCACTGATCTGCTCGCCATCCGATTCAAATATTACCAAGATATCACTACCATTTTGAACAATTTGCACAATGTCTTCTTTGGTTTTTGGATAATGTACCCCACTACAGTCGCCATTTTCGACCATAGTCACTTCCCAAATGCCGCTAACGTCTCCTGCAAAAGATTTCTCATCCGAACTGCAACCCAAAAACATTGCCGTTGAAAATAATACGATACCAGAGCGACATATCGAACTTTTTACCAAAGTAAATAATGCCTTAAGCAAAGGTGTTGTTAAGTGTCCCATGAGCATCTCCATTAATAAATATGAGAAAAAGCTAAATAGTTCATGCAATTATTGCATAATAGCTTTAACCGGGTAGCCTGCTTCAATTTCACGACGCGATGAAGTCACTAAGCAAGCGGTGGCTTTATCCCTGACGTCAACTGCTGTCAATAATGCTACTAATGTTGAGGGTAAATTATTTTTTGTTTCAACAAATGGATCTTTATTGATAAATACTCCAAGCCGATTTCCAACTTCGATACCACTACTAGCTCCAATATCGATAAAGACTAAACGATTTTGACCAGAAACATTTACATCTGGCTCAACTGATAAAATAACTCCTGATAGCGGTACTTTAGCTTTAGTTGCCTGATGTCCTAAAGTTGGTAATTGAACCAAAGGGGTCACTAATTGGCCACGTTCAACTTCTATCATTGCATCAGTAATTACTGCTTTGCTAATATCTCCATCAGTTAATTTTATTGTAGTAAAACCCGTAATCTGCGTCATATAGCCAAAAAGTTCGCCAGTGATTGGATGACGTACCTTTTTGACGGTGCGATATATCATATAGCGTTGCCCACGTGTTACCTGCTGTCCAGGTGGAAACGTAATAAAGACTTCATCATTAGGGGCTAATAATATTTTATCATTTATTGAATTAGTTAATATGCCAGACTCTTTTAATTCTTTCGGCGATAATACCAAGTTAACAAGTTCACGACTTAAACGTGTAGCCCACTTACGCTCTAGCGCCTGTTCTTGCACTACTGGTCCGGTATCTGTATCCTCATCCGGCTTTTCTACAGTGTCTGTCGGCATTTCTCGTTGCATTGCTACTAACTGCGTCAGCCGTGGCAATTCTTGATCAGAAGGTTGAAATCTTACGATATCACCTGGATAAATCCAATGCGGATTGGTTATTTCAGGATTACACGACCAAACCCGCGGCCAAAACCAAGGAGACCCTGTAAATCTTTCTGATATATCCCAAAGAGTATCTCCCTTACGTACTGTATACTCATCAATTGTCGGATTATATTCAATATGTGCAGTTGTTTGGGCAGAAGCTCGGTTTTGTTGCCCTGTAGTAATTACCATCTCTGTAATAATTGCGATTAATAATATTTTATGAGGAAAATTCATCTTTCATTCCTCGTTTTGTTTTGCAAACGATTACGCGCCAAATCGGCTAAGGCGGTATTAGGATAATTGGTTACTAAATCAAGAAAAGCTTGCTGTGCTTGCTGATCTGAGCCCAAGCGCTCATAGGCAACGCCCATACGAAACAATGCTTCAGCTATTTTTCCACTTCGCGGATAACGCAATAATAGTTTATTAAAATGCTGCACCGCCGCCGAAAATGCACCTGATTCAAAACTTGATTCACCCATCCAATATAATGCTTTATCAGCATGTATATGCTTTGGATATCGCTCTACAAATTGTGAAAAAAGTTTTGTTGCCTCACCAGTTCGTCCTTCTCGAAACGTCCGCAGAGCATCACGAAACATACTTTCAGCGTCGCTAATTGTCTCTTCTGCAAAATCGGTCGGAGGTGGTACTTTTGCGACCGATAAAGTTTCTGTCGGTGATTCAGGTGGCTCACCGGTCATTTCTATATTTATGACATCGCTTGCATTATCAGCCGGCGCTGCTTGAGAATTTCTTTTCGCTTTTGCTGGTGCTAACTTGACCACCCTAAGGTGAGGTGGCGGTTGTCTAGCTTCAGCATCAGCTCGTTCACGCTTTTGTTGATCAATTATTAAAAAAACTTGATTCTGTAGATCTGTTATTTGTGTATCATAACGACCTACCTGCGCTTGTAATAGCTGAACTTTTTCACGCAATTGATGCAGTTGCACCTGTGAGGCACCATGGCCACAACCTATGCTGGTGATACTAAGCCCACACACAATACTGGCTATTATCCATTTCACATCGCAAGTCTCGCCCGCACTTGGCGTTACGTCAAGAAAACCGCTAAAATGCTAGCTATTGTGTATAGCATAGCGTGGGGAAATTAGGGCGGCTTGACGTCCAGTTGGAGTATTTTCGCCTCGGTGAGAAAAAAAATCATTTGAATTACATTTAGTACAATATTTTAGCTTTTCTATATTACTTGCCACAACTCCTGCCGCTACTAGTGACTGCTCATTTAATATCCACAAATTAGCGACATATCGTTCAAATTGATTAGGGTATAATGCTCCACCATGATTTGGGTAAGCTAAAGCAAGTTCGTTATAGGTGTTCTTGTCAATCTCAAAACAACATGGACCAATCGCTGGCCCAACTGCTACTAATAAATCTGCAGCAGCATAGCCTGCACCAACTAGCTTTTCTACTGCTCGCGCCGCAATGTGTGCACGCGTCCCTCGCCAACCTGCATGAATCGCAGCAACAGCAGAACCATCTGAAGTAGAAATTAAAATTGGAACACAGTCTGCGGTAAAAACGGCTAAGGTAACTTGACGATCACGAGTCCACAAACCGTCAGCTTCGATTACCCGGCTAGCAGCATGCATTACCTCAAATACCGCATTTCCGTGTACTTGCTTAGGGAATATTAAAGTAGATTGCGAGCACCCTAATTCCTTCAATACTTGTTGGCGATTTGCTTTTACATGTTCAATCTTATCACCAACACGTGAGCTAAAATTCAAACTAGCGTATGGCTTTTGCGAAAAGCCACCATTACGTGTAGTAAATCCATGCGCGACATTGGCAACTTTAGTAAGCAAAGATGAACGAATTATTTTTATACCCACTGTTTGTCTCAATAATGGTTAGCTCACACTTAAATAGCGCATAAGTACCGCAGCGTCTATGTACTTAGACAATAAAGAAGCCTATTTAATTATATTTTCCATTTATTTTTGTAACTTCAATTTGATTGGATAGTTGTTTTATTTTTTGCGATCCAATACCACGTACACGACTTAAATCATTTATTGACAAAAACGGACCACCATCATTTCGCTCGTCAATAATTGCTTGAGCAAGCTTTGGACCGATACCATTTAATAATTCAAGTTCACTCTTGCTAGCTTGGTTTAGTTTAAGTTTTAAACCTGCAGCCAATCGCATATGACCCGACATATTGCCTGTTATTTTGCAAGTTCCATTATTAATTCTAACTCTTGCTCCAGCATATAAATTTTTGCATGGATAAAATTTTATACTGTTAATACAACTTAATAAATTACCCATGACTGCTTCAATTTCAACTGGAGTGTTACAAAAGTTCGAAGTTAGTATCTGTTCTTTAGGTATTGCTTTGATTGTAAAGTTGTAGAACACAACTAGGGTCAGCAATATAAAAATAAACGCAACTCCAATGGCAATATTTGGTTTGAGATCATTTGCAAAATAATTGCTGACAATTACTTTTTGTTTTTCTTTCATTACCTCCCCCTTAAAAAAAATGTGCTACTTTTTCTTTTTTACTTGCTTGCTTTGGGTTTTAACTACAGCAGGTTTTTTCGCTTTGGCTTTGGCTTTAGTTTTTCCCTTGGACTTAACTTTTGTTTCTACCTCTGCAGGAGTAATAAGTCGTTGTGATGGTTTAGCACGATCAAGTTCGAAAGCTTCGTGTAAAACACGTACTGCGTCAGCCATCTGTTCTCGTTGTATGACACAAGTAACTTTTATTTCACTAGTAGTGATAATTTCTATATTGATGCCGGCTGAAGCTAAAGTTTCAAACATTTGGGCTGCAACACCAGGGTGAGAACGCATTCCCACACCTACAATTGACACCTTACCAACTTTATTATCGATATCAATAACACCACCACCAATTTCTTCAGTTACACGCCGTAAAATATCTTCAGCGGCTGCTCCATCAGCA
The Deltaproteobacteria bacterium DNA segment above includes these coding regions:
- a CDS encoding helix-hairpin-helix domain-containing protein gives rise to the protein MKEKQKVIVSNYFANDLKPNIAIGVAFIFILLTLVVFYNFTIKAIPKEQILTSNFCNTPVEIEAVMGNLLSCINSIKFYPCKNLYAGARVRINNGTCKITGNMSGHMRLAAGLKLKLNQASKSELELLNGIGPKLAQAIIDERNDGGPFLSINDLSRVRGIGSQKIKQLSNQIEVTKINGKYN
- the pgeF gene encoding peptidoglycan editing factor PgeF; protein product: MGIKIIRSSLLTKVANVAHGFTTRNGGFSQKPYASLNFSSRVGDKIEHVKANRQQVLKELGCSQSTLIFPKQVHGNAVFEVMHAASRVIEADGLWTRDRQVTLAVFTADCVPILISTSDGSAVAAIHAGWRGTRAHIAARAVEKLVGAGYAAADLLVAVGPAIGPCCFEIDKNTYNELALAYPNHGGALYPNQFERYVANLWILNEQSLVAAGVVASNIEKLKYCTKCNSNDFFSHRGENTPTGRQAALISPRYAIHNS
- a CDS encoding LysM peptidoglycan-binding domain-containing protein; the protein is MNFPHKILLIAIITEMVITTGQQNRASAQTTAHIEYNPTIDEYTVRKGDTLWDISERFTGSPWFWPRVWSCNPEITNPHWIYPGDIVRFQPSDQELPRLTQLVAMQREMPTDTVEKPDEDTDTGPVVQEQALERKWATRLSRELVNLVLSPKELKESGILTNSINDKILLAPNDEVFITFPPGQQVTRGQRYMIYRTVKKVRHPITGELFGYMTQITGFTTIKLTDGDISKAVITDAMIEVERGQLVTPLVQLPTLGHQATKAKVPLSGVILSVEPDVNVSGQNRLVFIDIGASSGIEVGNRLGVFINKDPFVETKNNLPSTLVALLTAVDVRDKATACLVTSSRREIEAGYPVKAIMQ
- a CDS encoding tetratricopeptide repeat protein, coding for MKWIIASIVCGLSITSIGCGHGASQVQLHQLREKVQLLQAQVGRYDTQITDLQNQVFLIIDQQKRERADAEARQPPPHLRVVKLAPAKAKRNSQAAPADNASDVINIEMTGEPPESPTETLSVAKVPPPTDFAEETISDAESMFRDALRTFREGRTGEATKLFSQFVERYPKHIHADKALYWMGESSFESGAFSAAVQHFNKLLLRYPRSGKIAEALFRMGVAYERLGSDQQAQQAFLDLVTNYPNTALADLARNRLQNKTRNER